The segment AATTCGCGTTGCTCCTCCGTCATCCCCTCCGATTTGAGGAACAACAGGTTTTCAAGCCCTATCAATCGGGCAACAGGGGCGCGCAGGTTGTGTGAAATGGTATAGGAAAACTGGCGGAGTTCGTTATTGTATTTAGATAGTTCTTCGTTTGTGTCGATCAGTTCTTTGTTCTTTTTTGCCACCAGGTCTTCCAGGTGCTCATTGTGCAGGTGTAATTGTTGTTTTTGGTTTTGGATCACCTGGTAAGCTTCTTCCAGTTTTTCCTGGTTGGTGTGAAGCTCTTCGGCTTGCGAAACCATTTCTTCATTTTGAGTTTCAATCTCGTTGTTGAGTTGCTGAAGCTTTAAGTTTTGTTCGCTTAGTTGTTTATTGATCGCATCTTTCTCCTGGAGTAGTTTAAAATTTTCATTGTCGGATTTGTCCACCGAACGCTTGAGCATATACGATGCCGAAGTGACCATAAGGAAGTTGACCGTAAAAATAATATTATAGTAGATGAATAGATCCTTCCTGCGATACATCTCTACCTCCCTTCCAAAAAGCTCAATAATAAAGTCGAAGCCCAACACACACGCCATGCAAATGAAAAGGGCCAGAAACATCCATCGTTTTTCTTTTAACGTGTCAAACACAAACATGGGCATAATGCATGTTGCCAGTGCAATAATGCGGGAAGGAAAATAGGACGTTGCATTTAATAACGGTGTTGCTTCGGCTGAACTGGCCGCTATCAGACCCACTATATAAATTGGTACTATTGTGGATATAACCAATCGACTTATTATGTAAAACCCCGCTCGATTGAGAAGCGGGATGATGGAAAATAAAATGAGGATGTAAAGGATACGCTGGATGCCAACGGTAAAGCCAACAAGCAGCGTTAAGGAGATAATAATAATGCTGGTAAGGATAAAAAGGACCAATGAAATCCTGTTGGACAGGATGATGCTCCTGTGCAAGTAATGATCTACTTTATCAGAAACACCCAAATTGGATAGAACCTTCCAAAACTTCATAAACGTTTTACTAACGCCCAATATACCCCCTTTTGTTAAATAGAATATGTGTAATTTCACCCTTATTTGTCTATAGTATGGAAAAATTTGATTTAGTGGTGATCGGTGCCGGGCCTTCCGGCTATGCGGCTGCCATGCGCGCCATTGATTTTAAGAAGAAGGTATTGCTGGTGGAAAAGAACAGGGTAGGTGGAGCCGGTGTAACCAATGGGGCCTTATCTTCTAAAACCTGGTGGGAACTTTCGCGCGAAGCTTCATCTTTTCGCAAAAACCTGAAACGCTATAATATTAAAGCACCCAGTATCGATTATAAAGAGATACAGGCCGAGGTTCAACGCGCAGTGGCCGAACGTAAGGATATGCTAAAAGAGCATATGGAGTTACTTAAAGGTTCCGGCCATTTTACTTTCAAGCGGGGAGTGGCTAAATTGATAAGCCAGCATCATGTTCAAATTATTACTGAAGATAAAAGTGAAGTGGTTGAGACTGACTACATTATTTTGGCCACCGGTAGCCGTCCACGTTATTTACCCGAATTGCCTATCGATGAAAAAATTGTAATGACCAGCGAGGGCATTGAAGGGATGGAGGACTTTCCCGAAAGTATGGTTATTGTTGGTGCTGGGGTTATCGGTTGTGAGTATGCCACTATCTTTTCGGGTTTTGGAAAAACCAAGGTGCACCTGATTGACAAGGGCGACCGAATACTTCCCTTTGAAGATGAAGATGTAGTGCGGGTGATTGAACGTAATATGGAAAACAATGGTGTGCTCATCCACCGGAATTCACACCTGGTTCGTATGGAAATAAAAAACGGCCGGGTTGAATACGAACTTGAGTATAATGATAAACACCGCGAAATCTTTAACGTTGAAAAGGCCCTGGTTTCGGTTGGTCGCGTTCCGAACTACGAATTGTTGTGGGATCACGATAAAGTGGATATCCATATTTCAAAACGCGGCATTGAGGATAATGATACCCAAACCAATGTGTCGAATATTTATGCCGTTGGGGATATAACAGCCGATATTTCCCTGGTGAATGTTGGCGAGTTGGAAGGGCGCTATGCCGTAGAAAAGATTTTTGGTAATCCAAACCGTAAGCTGGTTTACGAAAATATAAGCACCATTATGTTTTTAAGCCCCGAGGTAGCCGGAGTAGGGCTAAACGAAACACAAGCCCGCGAAAAGGGTATCGATTACCGGGTAGTTACGTTAGATTATAGTTGTATTCCTCGGGCCATTGCCAAACGCAATACCCAGGGATTTATTAAATTATTAGTTACCAACGATGACTACATGAAAATTCTCGGCATGAAAGTGGTTGGTAATCATGCATCCAGTGCGATACAGGCAGTGGCACTTTTAATTAGTATGGACAAGGGAATTGAAGAATTAGCAGAATGTGTACATCCGCATCCTTCCATTACTGAAGGGATTCAGGAATGTGTTCGCATGTTATTGGGTAAATCACTCTTTAAACCCAGCGTTCTTACCGGAAAAGTTACCTGCCGCACCAGTACGGCTGGTGTTTACGAGAACATGCACTTTTAATAACCGATATATGCAGGTAATCGGAATATCAATAAAATATATCCTGGCGGGTTTGCTGTTGCTTGGTGCGTGTGGTGTATGGGCCCAGCAAAAAGGACAAGTAGAAAAAAAGCGATCGAAGAAAGTTGTTTACGAAGAAATAGACCTTGAAGAGATGATCAAACGTTATTTCGGTAAAAGCCCTGCCGCCTATAATTCGTTGGAAGGTATCTATTCCGTTTCGGCCATAATTACCAAAACCAGTAAACCTTTTTTAGCCAGTCACGATCGTACAAAAGTTATTGACCGTAAAGATAATTATGCACGTGTTGCCATTTTGAAAGACTGGCCTGGGTCCAAGCGCGATTTTATTGAAGTTTCGATGAGTTATCACGTGGCTAACAAGTACCCCATAGTAGGTGAGTTTTCCTTCCTAACAGACGACCGTGGATTTACCTACAGGCACTTAGAACCCGATGGAACAAAAATAACCTTTACCATGCTGCACAACCAATCCGACCTGATGGAGGGCAGTTATACATTTATGGAAAAGCGCAAGACCATCAGCTATAAATTGTCGTACCTTAAAATTTATCCAAGGGCACAACAAGAAAGCGTACGGAATTGATGATCAATAGTACGTAACAACTTCGTCTATTTTTTTACGCTCCAGTTTTGGCACAAAGGTTTCATCTGCCGGATAGCCAACCGGAACTAACAAGAATGGTCTTTCATTTTCAGGTCGGTTTAAAATTTTGGTTAAGAAATTCATGGGGCTTGGCGTGTGGGTAAGCGCTACCAACCCTGCGTGATGAATGGCAGCCAGTAAAAATCCGCAAGCCAGTCCGACAGACTCGTTTACATAATAGTTGTTGGTTTTCGCGCCATCGGGTTTAAGGTCGTATGCCTTTTTGAAAACAACAATTAAATAAGGTGCAATTTCAAGGAAGGGTTTTTGCCAATCGGTTTGCAGGGGCCTAATGGCTTGCAGCCATTCATCGCTCATGCGGTTGTGGTAGCTTTCATACTCTTCTTTTTCAGCTTCGGTGCGGATTTGCTTTTTTATTTCTGGGTCAGACACAACACAGAAGCTCCAGGGTTGCTTATGCGCACCCGATGGTGCGGTGTTGGCAGTGCGAACAATATTATCAATGATTTCACGCGGTAACGATGTTGGTGAAAAGTCGCGCACCGTTCTACGTTTATTCATAGCATGATAAAAATCAATGCTCCGTTTAAGCATTTCCGGTTCCGGATAGGTTATTGGATTATACCGGATAAAGGGGAAGCCATCAATAACTTTTGCATCAGTTGTGTTCATTCGGACAAGTTAAAACTCCTGAAGGATAGTTAATAAAGAATTAACCGGCTGTAAGCTACGCGACAACGGGTTGAATTACCGATGCCTTTCTTTTAGTATGTGTTCTACTTCCGTAAGGGAAGCGTTTTTTGCCGCAAGCAATACCAGGAAATGATACATTAGATCGGCTGCTTCATTCAGGAATTTACTTTTATCCTGATCCTTGGCTTCGATCACCAGTTCTACAGCTTCTTCGCCAACTTTTTGGACCACCTTGTTTATTCCAGATTCAAACAACGAGGTAGTATAGGAGCCGCTTTTTGGATTTGCTTTTCTGTCCTGAATAAGTTTCTCCAATGATTTTAACGTCCACGAATCATTTCTTTCATTAAAGCATGTATCCGTACCGGTATGACATACAGGTCCCCTGGGTTTGGCTTTAATTAAGAGTGTGTCCTTGTCACAATCCACCTTTATCGTGACAAGTTCCAGGTAGTTGCCTGAGGTTTCTCCCTTTGTCCATAATTGTTGCTTCGAACGGCTAAAAAATGATACACGTTTTTCAGCCAAGGTTTTTTGATAAGCCTCTTTGTTCATGTACCCCAACATGAGTACCATGTTGGTTTCATTGTCCTGGATAATACAGGGTATAAGTCCGTTGCCTTTATCAAAGTTAATATCAGTCATAAGCGTACCGGTATGTGGTGGTTATGTAAAAATGATTTCAGATCAGGAATTTTTATTTCGTCAAAGTGAAAAACGCTGGCGGCCAGGGCAGCCTCAGCTTTTCCAAATGTAAATACATCTGCAAAATGCCCCATGGTACCCGCACCACCCGATGCAATCACGGGAATGGTGAGCAGTTCATGAAGTTTTTCCAGCGGATCGATGGCAAATCCATTTTTGGTTCCATCGTGGTTCATGCTGGTGAATAAGATTTCGCCAGCCCCTCGATCTTGCCCTTCTTTAGCCCAGGAGAAAAGTTTCTTTTCTGTTGGATTTTTTCCGCCATGGGTATGAACGATCCACGCATTGTCAACTTTGCGCGCATCAATGGCCAACACAATGCATTGCGAACCAAAAGCTTTTGATAATTGATTGATAAGATTGGGATTTTTAACGGCTGATGAATTTATGCTGACTTTATCTGCGCCAGCTTCCAATAGAGGCGCAACATCTTCTACCGAACTTATACCACCCCCTACAGTAAAGGGTATATTGATATGCCGCGCGATTTCCTTTACCAGGTGTGTAAATGTTTTGCGTTCTTCCTGCG is part of the Cyclobacteriaceae bacterium genome and harbors:
- a CDS encoding NAD(P)/FAD-dependent oxidoreductase, producing the protein MEKFDLVVIGAGPSGYAAAMRAIDFKKKVLLVEKNRVGGAGVTNGALSSKTWWELSREASSFRKNLKRYNIKAPSIDYKEIQAEVQRAVAERKDMLKEHMELLKGSGHFTFKRGVAKLISQHHVQIITEDKSEVVETDYIILATGSRPRYLPELPIDEKIVMTSEGIEGMEDFPESMVIVGAGVIGCEYATIFSGFGKTKVHLIDKGDRILPFEDEDVVRVIERNMENNGVLIHRNSHLVRMEIKNGRVEYELEYNDKHREIFNVEKALVSVGRVPNYELLWDHDKVDIHISKRGIEDNDTQTNVSNIYAVGDITADISLVNVGELEGRYAVEKIFGNPNRKLVYENISTIMFLSPEVAGVGLNETQAREKGIDYRVVTLDYSCIPRAIAKRNTQGFIKLLVTNDDYMKILGMKVVGNHASSAIQAVALLISMDKGIEELAECVHPHPSITEGIQECVRMLLGKSLFKPSVLTGKVTCRTSTAGVYENMHF
- a CDS encoding nitroreductase family protein, with the translated sequence MNTTDAKVIDGFPFIRYNPITYPEPEMLKRSIDFYHAMNKRRTVRDFSPTSLPREIIDNIVRTANTAPSGAHKQPWSFCVVSDPEIKKQIRTEAEKEEYESYHNRMSDEWLQAIRPLQTDWQKPFLEIAPYLIVVFKKAYDLKPDGAKTNNYYVNESVGLACGFLLAAIHHAGLVALTHTPSPMNFLTKILNRPENERPFLLVPVGYPADETFVPKLERKKIDEVVTYY
- a CDS encoding bifunctional phosphoribosyl-AMP cyclohydrolase/phosphoribosyl-ATP diphosphatase HisIE, giving the protein MTDINFDKGNGLIPCIIQDNETNMVLMLGYMNKEAYQKTLAEKRVSFFSRSKQQLWTKGETSGNYLELVTIKVDCDKDTLLIKAKPRGPVCHTGTDTCFNERNDSWTLKSLEKLIQDRKANPKSGSYTTSLFESGINKVVQKVGEEAVELVIEAKDQDKSKFLNEAADLMYHFLVLLAAKNASLTEVEHILKERHR
- the hisF gene encoding imidazole glycerol phosphate synthase subunit HisF; amino-acid sequence: MLTKRIIPCLDIKDGRTVKGVNFVDLRDAGDPVALAAAYAEQGADELVFLDISATQEERKTFTHLVKEIARHINIPFTVGGGISSVEDVAPLLEAGADKVSINSSAVKNPNLINQLSKAFGSQCIVLAIDARKVDNAWIVHTHGGKNPTEKKLFSWAKEGQDRGAGEILFTSMNHDGTKNGFAIDPLEKLHELLTIPVIASGGAGTMGHFADVFTFGKAEAALAASVFHFDEIKIPDLKSFLHNHHIPVRL